The Oscillospiraceae bacterium genome has a segment encoding these proteins:
- the aroB gene encoding 3-dehydroquinate synthase: protein MQKITVHTGRPYDILIDDGLLEQAGDLVRRVSGAKRICLISDSNVYPLYGNRVVQALESADFQVCTLVFDAGEASKKPETVLNMVNYMAREGLTRGDLVVALGGGVCGDMAGFAAAIYLRGIDFVQIPTTLLAQVDSSVGGKTGVDLPMGKNLCGAFHQPILVLIDPQVLRTLPDVFFSDGMGEVIKYGCIRSAELFALLEQASAKDRIHEIIYACVDMKRVVVEHDEKEAGERALLNFGHTAGHAIEKLWNYQTVTHGAAVGIGMVLAARAGEGAGLTEPGTADRIAALLQKYNLPVADTHSIDEIVDAMQADKKRTADGMKLVLLRKIGDSFIDPVDLSTLRTMFGGGACK from the coding sequence ATGCAAAAGATCACAGTACATACCGGCAGACCGTATGATATTCTCATTGACGACGGCCTGCTGGAGCAAGCCGGTGACCTGGTGCGTCGCGTGTCCGGCGCCAAGCGCATTTGCCTGATCAGCGACAGCAATGTTTACCCTCTGTACGGCAACCGGGTGGTGCAGGCGCTGGAGAGCGCAGACTTTCAGGTGTGCACCCTGGTATTTGACGCCGGTGAGGCGTCCAAGAAGCCGGAGACCGTGCTGAATATGGTGAATTATATGGCCCGGGAGGGACTGACGCGGGGCGACCTGGTGGTTGCGCTGGGCGGCGGTGTGTGCGGCGATATGGCCGGATTTGCGGCTGCTATTTATTTGAGGGGCATTGATTTTGTGCAGATACCCACGACACTGCTGGCGCAGGTGGACTCCTCTGTGGGTGGCAAAACCGGCGTGGATCTGCCTATGGGCAAGAATTTGTGCGGCGCCTTTCACCAGCCGATTTTGGTGCTGATTGATCCGCAGGTGCTGCGTACCCTGCCGGATGTGTTCTTTAGTGACGGTATGGGCGAGGTGATCAAGTACGGCTGTATCCGCTCGGCGGAGCTGTTTGCCCTGCTGGAGCAGGCCAGTGCTAAAGATCGCATTCACGAGATTATCTATGCCTGTGTGGATATGAAACGCGTGGTGGTGGAGCATGACGAAAAGGAAGCGGGCGAGCGCGCTCTGCTGAACTTTGGGCACACCGCCGGTCACGCCATTGAAAAATTATGGAACTATCAAACGGTGACGCACGGCGCCGCTGTGGGAATCGGTATGGTGCTGGCGGCTCGTGCCGGAGAGGGCGCAGGGCTGACGGAACCGGGCACGGCGGACCGCATTGCAGCCTTACTTCAAAAATACAACCTGCCTGTGGCGGATACCCATTCTATTGATGAAATTGTGGACGCGATGCAGGCGGATAAAAAGCGCACCGCAGACGGTATGAAACTGGTGCTGCTGCGTAAGATCGGTGACAGCTTTATTGATCCGGTGGATCTGTCTACCCTGCGAACCATGTTCGGAGGTGGGGCATGCAAGTAA
- the aroA gene encoding 3-phosphoshikimate 1-carboxyvinyltransferase, translating into MQVKITPSPLAGTVQLPPSKSFAIRALICSALAGGGSVAPLGTSADIAATVQALADLAAGRDEIFCNESGSLVRFLIPVAAALGKSVTFTGAGRLPRRPLDAFATLLPQHGVQVQTDGGLPFSITGKLRPGQYEIAGNVSSQYLTGLLLALPLLDGDSAVLLTTELESKPYIDITLQVMAAFGVQVRPTDFGYLVRGNQQYKPVDFTVESDWSHAAFFMAAGTVGQEIEIAGLNPASTQGDKAVCAMMERFGARVEVRDRIVRCCGGELRPAEIDARDIPDMVPALAVTAAFAKGATRITGAGRLRFKESDRLQSVALNLRAMGVQVEELPDGLVIHGTGVVQGGTVDGCNDHRIVMAFSVAAAYAAGDSVIKQAESINKTYPAFFEDFCALGGKADVISNR; encoded by the coding sequence ATGCAAGTAAAGATCACGCCGTCCCCGCTGGCAGGCACCGTGCAGCTGCCGCCTTCTAAGTCCTTTGCCATTCGTGCGCTGATTTGCAGTGCGCTGGCCGGTGGTGGCTCCGTAGCGCCCTTGGGTACTTCGGCAGATATTGCAGCCACGGTTCAGGCGCTGGCGGATTTGGCTGCCGGGCGGGACGAAATTTTTTGCAACGAAAGCGGCTCTTTGGTGCGCTTTTTGATCCCGGTGGCGGCAGCTTTGGGCAAGTCGGTAACCTTTACCGGCGCCGGTCGGCTGCCCCGGCGCCCGCTGGATGCCTTTGCCACCCTGCTGCCACAGCACGGTGTGCAGGTACAGACAGATGGGGGTCTGCCCTTTTCTATTACCGGCAAGCTGCGACCCGGGCAATATGAGATTGCCGGCAACGTCAGCTCTCAGTACCTGACAGGGCTGCTACTGGCACTGCCGCTCTTAGACGGCGACTCGGCAGTTCTTTTAACAACGGAATTAGAGTCAAAGCCTTATATTGATATTACTTTGCAGGTGATGGCGGCTTTTGGCGTGCAGGTACGGCCTACGGATTTTGGCTACCTGGTGCGGGGCAATCAGCAGTACAAGCCTGTGGACTTTACAGTAGAAAGCGATTGGTCCCACGCGGCGTTCTTTATGGCTGCCGGCACGGTGGGGCAGGAGATAGAAATTGCCGGACTGAACCCGGCCTCTACCCAAGGGGATAAAGCCGTTTGTGCTATGATGGAGCGCTTCGGTGCCCGGGTGGAAGTGCGCGATCGTATTGTGCGGTGCTGTGGCGGCGAATTGCGCCCGGCGGAGATTGATGCTCGGGATATTCCTGATATGGTGCCTGCGCTGGCGGTGACCGCTGCCTTTGCCAAGGGCGCCACCCGCATTACCGGTGCCGGACGGCTGCGGTTTAAGGAGTCGGATCGGCTACAAAGCGTGGCGCTGAATCTGCGGGCCATGGGCGTACAAGTGGAAGAACTGCCGGACGGGCTGGTGATCCACGGCACCGGCGTGGTGCAGGGCGGCACAGTGGACGGCTGCAACGATCATCGGATCGTGATGGCCTTTTCTGTGGCGGCAGCGTATGCTGCAGGTGACAGCGTGATCAAACAGGCAGAGAGCATTAACAAGACTTATCCTGCCTTTTTTGAAGATTTTTGTGCACTGGGAGGTAAGGCAGATGTCATCAGTAACAGGTGA
- a CDS encoding DegV family EDD domain-containing protein, which produces MKVENDMDYKIIADSCCDLTDEMKDWGNLALVPLTLELGDYRIMDDENFDQDDFIARMQALGDVPRSACPSPDAFCAAIAADDAKEVYLLTITDKLSGCYNSALQGVMLYEDDHPGEKKIHVFNSLATSGLETLIAYEIRRLKDSGLPFEQVVEQVEDYIHNHTALYFCLESLDALKNNGRLFSLAATVIKKLKMKLICQRSSEGTISLAGQDFAAGRAITKMCDLIAKDVEGKDLSRRAMIISHVCCPEKANTIADKIREKCSFGSIIILKASGLNSLYASGGGVIVSYDK; this is translated from the coding sequence TTGAAAGTTGAGAACGATATGGACTACAAGATCATTGCAGACAGTTGCTGCGACCTGACCGATGAGATGAAAGACTGGGGCAACCTGGCTCTGGTTCCGCTGACGCTGGAACTGGGCGATTACCGCATTATGGACGATGAAAACTTCGATCAGGACGATTTTATCGCTCGTATGCAGGCACTGGGTGATGTGCCCCGTTCCGCCTGCCCCTCGCCGGACGCATTCTGTGCCGCCATTGCCGCGGACGACGCCAAAGAGGTGTATCTGCTCACCATTACAGACAAGCTCTCCGGTTGCTACAACAGCGCCCTGCAAGGGGTTATGCTCTATGAGGATGACCACCCGGGAGAGAAGAAGATCCATGTATTCAACTCCCTAGCCACCAGCGGACTGGAAACCCTAATCGCTTATGAGATCCGCCGCCTGAAGGACAGCGGTTTGCCCTTTGAGCAGGTGGTGGAACAGGTAGAGGATTATATTCACAACCACACAGCGCTGTATTTTTGCCTGGAAAGTCTGGACGCGCTGAAAAATAACGGCCGTCTGTTCTCTCTGGCTGCCACAGTGATCAAGAAGCTGAAAATGAAGTTGATTTGCCAACGCAGCAGCGAGGGCACCATCAGCCTGGCCGGACAGGATTTTGCCGCCGGGCGCGCCATTACCAAAATGTGCGACCTGATTGCCAAGGATGTGGAGGGCAAGGATCTAAGCCGCCGCGCCATGATCATCAGCCATGTGTGCTGCCCCGAGAAAGCAAATACGATTGCCGACAAAATACGCGAGAAGTGCAGCTTCGGCAGCATTATTATTTTGAAAGCCAGCGGGCTCAACTCCCTGTACGCCTCCGGCGGCGGGGTGATCGTGTCCTATGACAAATAA
- a CDS encoding galactokinase, which translates to MNAQAMMNKIKDGQLDDAFRRVYVTDGEVAKQKSRYMELLTTFAETFGGDREVHLMSAPGRTEICGNHTDHNHGKVLAAAINLDAIAVASKNEDGVVRVKSAGHQMNVADLADLAPNADAFGHSTAMVRGVSARLSDLGYTVGGYDAVTTSDVMGGSGLSSSAAFEVLLGTITSYLYNDGSIDPVTVAKVAQYSENVFFGKPCGLLDQMASSVGAFVTIDFESTQEPVIQKVDYDFAASGHSLCIVDTGGNHSDLTDDYAAIRSEMEAVAHAMGKSVLRQVAYEDFFAALPELQTKVNDRALIRAIHFYNDNRRVEDAVSCLEQGNFDGFLADINASGRSSFMYNQNVFTTKNPTDQRLSLALAISGQVLGDRGAYRVHGGGFAGTIQAFVPNDLLEQYRTVLEGVFGEGTCHVLQVRPVGGACLA; encoded by the coding sequence ATGAATGCACAAGCGATGATGAACAAAATCAAAGACGGCCAGTTGGATGACGCCTTTCGCCGGGTATATGTGACCGACGGGGAAGTGGCAAAGCAGAAGTCCCGGTATATGGAACTTCTGACCACCTTTGCGGAAACCTTTGGCGGAGACCGGGAAGTGCACCTGATGTCCGCTCCCGGACGCACGGAGATCTGCGGTAATCACACGGACCACAATCACGGCAAGGTGTTGGCGGCGGCCATAAACCTGGATGCCATTGCCGTTGCCTCCAAGAACGAGGACGGCGTGGTGCGGGTTAAGTCTGCCGGCCACCAAATGAATGTGGCAGATTTGGCGGATCTGGCCCCCAACGCAGACGCCTTTGGCCATTCTACGGCTATGGTGCGCGGTGTGTCTGCGCGGCTTAGTGATTTGGGCTATACCGTCGGCGGCTACGATGCGGTAACCACCAGCGATGTGATGGGCGGCTCCGGCCTGTCCTCCTCCGCAGCCTTTGAGGTGCTGCTGGGGACCATCACTTCTTATTTGTACAACGATGGCAGCATCGATCCGGTAACCGTTGCCAAGGTGGCACAGTACAGCGAAAATGTATTCTTTGGTAAGCCTTGCGGTTTGTTGGATCAAATGGCTTCTTCCGTAGGCGCCTTTGTGACCATTGATTTTGAGAGCACCCAAGAGCCGGTGATCCAAAAGGTGGATTATGACTTTGCTGCCTCCGGTCACAGCCTGTGCATTGTAGATACCGGCGGCAACCACTCGGATCTGACGGACGATTACGCTGCCATTCGCAGCGAGATGGAAGCAGTGGCGCACGCCATGGGCAAGTCTGTGTTGCGCCAGGTGGCTTACGAGGACTTCTTTGCCGCACTGCCGGAGCTGCAAACCAAGGTCAATGACCGTGCATTGATCCGCGCGATTCATTTTTATAATGACAATCGCCGGGTGGAGGACGCTGTCTCTTGTTTAGAGCAGGGAAATTTTGATGGCTTTTTGGCAGACATCAATGCCTCCGGCCGCTCCTCCTTTATGTATAATCAAAATGTATTTACCACCAAGAACCCCACGGATCAGCGGCTGAGCCTGGCGCTGGCCATCAGCGGCCAAGTGCTGGGTGATCGTGGCGCTTATCGCGTGCACGGCGGCGGCTTTGC
- a CDS encoding chorismate mutase translates to MDLLELRKEIDRIDDQLIPLLMARMDVSEQVAKYKVERGIPVLNEERERQILDDVAGKCGDRGETIKTVFAATMDASRALQHKMMDGGADLRKEITAALQDGPIAVAPGECIACAGVEGAYASIAGARLFPGVPIKYYKYFENVFEAVDKGEARYGIIPVENSTAGSVHESYDLIMKYRFFMVGARDEKIEHCLAAHPDTRYEDVESIYSHHQALTQCSNFIENFGFTGITYSNTAAAAKYVAQSDRRDIAAICSPTAAKKYGLQVMKREIQNISNNRTRFVVISKDMQISSDADKISLIFRVPHTTGSLYRVLGRFSMAGLNLTKIESRPMGNGEFSYFFYVDIMGSVRRDVTLDLLCALSDELPGFKFLGNFREQED, encoded by the coding sequence ATGGATTTGTTGGAACTGAGAAAAGAGATCGACCGTATCGACGATCAGCTGATTCCTCTGCTGATGGCGCGCATGGATGTGTCTGAGCAGGTGGCCAAGTACAAGGTGGAGCGGGGGATTCCCGTGCTCAATGAGGAGCGGGAACGCCAAATTCTCGACGATGTGGCAGGCAAGTGCGGCGATCGGGGCGAAACGATCAAGACCGTGTTTGCTGCTACTATGGACGCCTCTCGTGCGCTCCAGCACAAGATGATGGACGGCGGCGCCGATTTAAGAAAAGAGATCACGGCAGCCTTGCAGGACGGCCCCATTGCTGTGGCGCCCGGTGAGTGCATTGCCTGTGCCGGTGTGGAGGGCGCTTATGCGTCCATTGCCGGGGCGCGGCTATTTCCCGGTGTGCCCATCAAATATTATAAGTATTTTGAGAATGTATTTGAGGCAGTGGACAAGGGCGAGGCACGCTACGGCATTATCCCGGTGGAGAACTCCACCGCCGGCAGTGTGCACGAGTCCTATGACCTGATTATGAAGTACCGCTTTTTTATGGTAGGTGCCCGAGACGAAAAGATCGAGCACTGCCTGGCCGCCCACCCGGATACCCGGTATGAAGATGTGGAGAGCATTTACAGCCATCATCAGGCGCTGACCCAGTGCAGTAATTTTATTGAGAATTTCGGCTTTACCGGCATTACTTATTCCAATACAGCGGCGGCCGCTAAGTATGTGGCTCAGTCCGACCGGCGGGATATTGCCGCTATCTGTTCACCTACTGCGGCAAAAAAATACGGCTTGCAGGTTATGAAACGGGAGATCCAGAATATTTCTAATAACAGAACCCGGTTTGTTGTGATCTCCAAGGATATGCAGATCAGCAGCGATGCGGATAAGATCTCGCTGATCTTTCGAGTGCCTCATACCACCGGATCTTTGTACCGGGTGCTGGGCCGTTTCTCCATGGCCGGGCTGAATCTGACCAAGATTGAGAGCCGCCCCATGGGTAACGGCGAATTTAGCTATTTCTTTTATGTGGATATTATGGGCAGTGTGCGCCGAGATGTGACCTTGGACCTGTTGTGCGCGCTGTCGGACGAGTTGCCGGGCTTTAAGTTTTTGGGCAACTTCAGAGAGCAGGAGGACTGA
- a CDS encoding prephenate dehydrogenase, producing the protein MTVLILGLGLIGASLAKTLKKNTAHCVLGWNRTPSVAQRALADGAIDATGSLEELLPQADITIINFYPEAIVPFILEHKDLFKKDSVVTDSCGIKTKICRQMAAHEDLPFTFIGAHPMAGREVSGYDNSLNNLFDNASFICTPVDAPRRKVDALIGLAEDMGFARTVVTTPEHHDEMIAFTSQIAHVLACSYVLSPLAPQHAGFSAGSYRDVSRVARINAEMWAQLFIDNKEPLIREIDDLVGNLQKFRSAIEAEDAPALRALMEQGNRIKEEIG; encoded by the coding sequence ATGACAGTATTGATTTTAGGGCTGGGTCTGATCGGTGCCAGTCTGGCAAAAACATTGAAGAAAAACACGGCACATTGCGTGCTGGGTTGGAACCGCACCCCCAGTGTGGCGCAGCGCGCCTTGGCAGACGGCGCCATTGACGCCACCGGTTCTTTGGAGGAACTGCTGCCCCAGGCAGACATTACCATTATTAATTTTTATCCGGAGGCGATTGTGCCCTTCATTTTGGAGCACAAGGATCTGTTTAAGAAAGACAGTGTGGTTACGGACTCCTGCGGGATCAAAACCAAGATCTGTCGCCAAATGGCAGCGCATGAGGATCTGCCATTTACTTTTATCGGTGCCCACCCTATGGCCGGGCGTGAGGTGTCCGGCTATGACAACAGCCTGAACAACTTGTTTGACAACGCGTCCTTTATTTGTACCCCGGTGGACGCACCCCGCCGCAAGGTGGATGCCCTGATCGGTTTGGCAGAGGATATGGGCTTCGCCCGCACGGTGGTGACCACCCCGGAGCATCATGATGAGATGATTGCCTTTACCTCTCAAATTGCCCATGTGCTGGCCTGCTCGTATGTGTTGTCGCCTTTGGCACCCCAGCACGCTGGCTTCAGCGCCGGCAGCTATCGGGATGTGAGCCGGGTGGCTCGCATCAATGCAGAGATGTGGGCCCAGTTATTTATTGATAATAAGGAGCCGCTGATTCGCGAGATTGATGACTTAGTTGGCAATTTGCAAAAGTTCCGTTCTGCGATTGAGGCGGAGGATGCGCCGGCACTGCGGGCGCTGATGGAACAGGGCAACCGGATCAAGGAGGAGATCGGCTGA
- the argH gene encoding argininosuccinate lyase produces the protein MAQLWKGRFKKELAKETNDFNASIHFDSRMYKEDITGSMAHATMLGACGIIEKSESEKIVQGLSEILADIESGKLAIDPGAEDIHTFVEGELTARLGQTGKRLHTARSRNDQVALDIRMTLKKEIDAIAADIKDLLAVLCKKAEENKGVILPGYTHLQRAQPITFGHHLMAYAAMLCRDLDRLADVKKRMNVLPLGSGALAGTTYPIDRQMVAAQLGFDDVSANSLDGVSDRDFCIELAAALSLVMVHLSRFSEEIIMWCSWEFKFVELDDAFSTGSSIMPQKKNPDIAELVRGKSGRVFGDLTTLLTVMKGIALAYNKDMQEDKEAIFDAVDTVKMCLHAFTPMIDTMTVLKDNMRAAAAKGFINATDCADYLVGKGLPFRDAYKATGELVAQCIDRGLTLETLPLEDYRAVCDLFDQDVYHKINLDTCVATRISEGGPCPESVERQIGKVQAFLDKYPL, from the coding sequence ATGGCACAATTATGGAAAGGCCGGTTCAAAAAGGAACTGGCAAAAGAAACCAACGATTTTAACGCCTCCATTCACTTTGACAGCCGTATGTATAAAGAGGACATTACCGGCAGTATGGCCCACGCCACCATGCTGGGGGCATGCGGGATTATTGAAAAGAGCGAAAGCGAAAAGATCGTGCAAGGGCTGAGCGAAATTTTAGCGGATATTGAAAGCGGCAAGCTGGCGATTGATCCGGGTGCGGAAGATATTCATACATTTGTTGAAGGTGAGTTGACCGCCCGCTTGGGTCAAACCGGCAAGCGGCTGCACACCGCCCGCTCCCGCAATGACCAGGTAGCGCTGGACATTCGTATGACCCTGAAAAAAGAGATCGACGCCATTGCCGCAGACATAAAGGATCTGCTGGCGGTGCTGTGCAAAAAGGCAGAAGAAAACAAAGGTGTGATCCTGCCGGGCTACACCCATTTACAGCGGGCGCAGCCCATTACCTTCGGCCATCATCTAATGGCCTATGCCGCCATGCTGTGCCGCGATCTGGATCGACTGGCAGATGTAAAAAAACGCATGAATGTGCTGCCCCTGGGCAGCGGCGCTCTGGCCGGCACCACCTACCCCATCGACCGGCAAATGGTGGCGGCGCAGCTGGGCTTTGACGATGTAAGCGCCAACAGTCTGGACGGGGTGTCCGACCGGGACTTTTGCATTGAGCTGGCGGCAGCACTCTCTCTGGTGATGGTGCACCTGTCCCGCTTTAGCGAGGAGATCATTATGTGGTGCTCCTGGGAGTTTAAGTTTGTGGAACTGGACGACGCCTTTTCCACCGGATCCAGCATTATGCCCCAAAAGAAAAACCCGGACATCGCCGAGCTGGTACGGGGCAAAAGCGGCCGCGTTTTCGGCGATCTGACCACCCTGCTGACGGTGATGAAGGGCATTGCACTCGCATACAACAAAGATATGCAGGAGGACAAGGAAGCCATCTTTGATGCAGTAGACACGGTAAAAATGTGCCTGCACGCCTTCACTCCCATGATCGACACCATGACCGTGTTAAAAGACAACATGCGGGCAGCGGCAGCCAAGGGCTTTATCAACGCAACGGATTGCGCCGATTACCTGGTGGGCAAGGGCTTACCCTTCCGGGACGCGTACAAAGCCACCGGCGAGCTGGTGGCTCAGTGCATTGACCGGGGGCTGACCCTGGAAACGCTGCCCCTGGAGGACTACCGGGCAGTTTGTGATCTGTTTGACCAAGATGTCTACCACAAGATCAATTTGGACACCTGCGTGGCCACCCGTATTTCCGAGGGCGGTCCCTGCCCGGAAAGTGTGGAGCGGCAGATCGGCAAAGTGCAGGCGTTCCTCGACAAATATCCATTATAA
- a CDS encoding argininosuccinate synthase has protein sequence MAKEIKKVVLAYSGGLDTSIIIPWLKEHYNNCEVIAVSGDVGQGTELDGLEEKALKTGASKLYVLDLKEDYVKNYIFPCLKAGAAYEEYLLGTSHARPCIAKGLAEIAIKEGADAICHGCTGKGNDQVRFELSLKALAPEMQIIAPWREWDIKSREEEIEYAEAHNIPLKINRETNYSKDKNVWHLSHEGLDLEDPANEPQYLKDGFLELGVAPENAPDKPTYITVHFEKGEPTAIDGVEMSPLALVEKLNELGGKNGIGLLDIVENRLVGMKSRGVYETPGGTILYKAHQMLEMITLDRDTAHYKKLVAEKYGELVYNGLWFSPLREALDAFVNKTQETVTGDVKLKLYKGNVMNAGITSPYTLYDETVASFGDDGGAYNQKDSAGFINLFGLPLKVKALLDQKREANED, from the coding sequence ATGGCAAAAGAAATTAAAAAGGTCGTATTGGCTTACAGCGGCGGCCTGGATACATCCATCATCATTCCGTGGCTGAAAGAGCATTACAACAACTGCGAAGTGATCGCCGTGTCCGGCGATGTAGGTCAGGGAACCGAGCTGGACGGCCTGGAGGAAAAAGCGCTGAAAACCGGCGCCTCCAAGCTGTATGTGCTGGACCTGAAAGAGGACTATGTAAAGAACTACATCTTCCCCTGCTTAAAGGCCGGCGCAGCGTACGAGGAATATCTGCTGGGCACCAGCCACGCCCGTCCCTGCATTGCCAAGGGTCTGGCAGAGATCGCCATCAAAGAGGGTGCAGACGCCATCTGCCACGGCTGCACCGGCAAGGGAAACGACCAAGTGCGTTTTGAGCTGAGCTTAAAGGCGCTGGCACCGGAAATGCAGATCATCGCCCCCTGGCGTGAGTGGGACATTAAGAGCCGTGAAGAGGAGATCGAGTATGCAGAGGCGCACAACATTCCGCTGAAGATCAATCGGGAGACGAACTATTCTAAGGATAAGAATGTATGGCACCTGAGCCACGAGGGTCTGGATCTGGAGGACCCGGCCAACGAACCGCAGTACCTGAAAGATGGTTTTCTGGAGCTGGGCGTTGCCCCGGAGAACGCACCGGACAAGCCCACTTACATCACTGTTCACTTTGAGAAGGGCGAGCCCACCGCCATTGACGGCGTAGAGATGAGCCCCCTGGCCCTGGTGGAAAAGCTCAACGAGCTGGGCGGCAAGAACGGCATCGGTCTGTTGGATATTGTTGAGAACCGTTTGGTAGGCATGAAGAGCCGCGGTGTATATGAGACCCCCGGCGGCACCATTCTGTACAAGGCCCATCAAATGCTGGAAATGATCACCCTGGATCGGGACACTGCCCACTACAAGAAACTGGTGGCGGAGAAATACGGCGAGCTGGTATACAACGGCCTGTGGTTCTCTCCCCTGCGTGAGGCACTGGACGCATTTGTCAACAAGACCCAAGAAACCGTAACCGGCGATGTGAAGCTGAAGCTGTACAAGGGCAATGTGATGAACGCCGGAATCACTTCCCCTTACACCCTGTATGACGAGACCGTAGCCTCCTTTGGCGACGACGGCGGCGCATACAACCAGAAAGATTCTGCCGGGTTCATTAACCTGTTTGGTCTGCCGCTGAAAGTAAAAGCGCTGCTGGACCAAAAGCGGGAAGCAAACGAAGACTAA
- the aroC gene encoding chorismate synthase — MSSVTGEQVQLSIFGESHGPAIGCVIDGLPAGIPVNLDAIYKDMARRAPGRDKTATPRLEKDIPHILSGVLNGRTTGAPLAMEIANENTRSGDYGNVALVPRPSHSDYPAYVKYGGRNDVRGGGHFSGRLTAPLVFAGAIAKQYLAQQGVFVGAHIAKVGGVKDALFDPNSIDKETLNCLGDSTFAVLNPEAEENMRAVIEAARLQQNSVGGSIECAAIGLPVGVGGNMFSTVESKLSALLFGIPAVKGVQFGLGFDFAGAFGADVNDGYTVRDGKVALLTNNNGGVLGGMTSGAPLVLQVAIKPTPSIGQPQPSVNLQTMEPETLTIHGRHDPCIVPRAVPVVEAAVAFGLMDLLIQG, encoded by the coding sequence ATGTCATCAGTAACAGGTGAGCAGGTACAACTGAGTATTTTTGGTGAGAGCCACGGTCCGGCCATCGGCTGTGTGATTGACGGTTTGCCTGCCGGTATCCCGGTGAATTTGGACGCCATTTATAAGGATATGGCTCGGCGTGCCCCGGGGCGTGACAAAACCGCCACCCCCAGGCTGGAAAAGGATATTCCTCATATTCTCTCCGGTGTGCTGAATGGGCGCACCACCGGTGCGCCTTTGGCCATGGAGATTGCCAATGAGAATACCCGCAGCGGTGACTATGGCAATGTGGCGCTGGTACCTCGACCCTCTCACAGCGATTATCCGGCCTATGTAAAGTATGGCGGCCGTAACGATGTGCGAGGTGGTGGCCACTTTAGCGGCCGATTGACGGCACCTCTGGTATTTGCCGGTGCTATTGCTAAGCAGTATTTGGCACAGCAGGGCGTGTTTGTAGGCGCCCATATTGCCAAGGTGGGCGGGGTAAAGGACGCCCTGTTTGACCCCAATTCCATTGATAAAGAGACATTAAACTGCCTGGGCGACAGCACGTTTGCCGTGCTGAACCCGGAAGCGGAGGAGAATATGCGCGCAGTGATTGAGGCTGCCCGGCTGCAACAAAACAGTGTGGGCGGCAGCATTGAGTGCGCAGCCATCGGTCTGCCGGTGGGGGTGGGGGGCAATATGTTCTCTACCGTGGAAAGCAAACTCTCGGCCCTGCTGTTTGGCATTCCGGCGGTGAAGGGCGTGCAGTTTGGCCTGGGCTTTGATTTTGCCGGCGCCTTTGGTGCAGATGTGAACGACGGCTACACCGTCCGGGACGGAAAGGTGGCGCTGTTGACCAATAATAACGGCGGCGTGCTGGGCGGCATGACCTCCGGTGCTCCCTTGGTGCTTCAGGTGGCCATAAAGCCCACGCCCTCTATTGGTCAGCCACAGCCCAGTGTGAATTTGCAGACCATGGAGCCGGAGACCCTGACCATTCACGGTCGCCACGATCCCTGTATCGTGCCTCGTGCCGTGCCGGTGGTAGAGGCTGCCGTAGCCTTTGGGCTGATGGATTTGCTGATCCAAGGATAA